Below is a genomic region from Triticum dicoccoides isolate Atlit2015 ecotype Zavitan unplaced genomic scaffold, WEW_v2.0 scaffold190978, whole genome shotgun sequence.
TAAGTTAGTGGAAATTACCTATTCAGTCATATATAGGATTTGCTAGGATTATGTGTACCTTGTTGTGTAGAGATCCGGAGATATGGTGTCAATTTTATTAATTATATCGTCTTAATGGGGCTTATAAGTCAACAAATTATTTTTATCAAGAACTACTCTTTGTCAATTAATTTCATTAGTATAGAGACGGTCATGGATAAAACCTCATGACACATGTTTTCTACATCACTTATAAGGGACAGCACATATGTTTTTGGTTCAAATGCAATCATTTAATGGTTCGTTACCACCTCGCACAAGGTTTTATTTGCTCACTCTTCTCATCGGCGACTGTCTATTGACCTACATGAATGGCATATCTTGTACTTGTGGATTATCACAAAAAGTAATAGTGTTGACCAATACGCATTTTGTGTCAAAAAAATTAATGCGACTAGTCGGGCCCTAATTAGGGAAGTTTAGCTCTTGTAGTTGATGAAGACAATTTGTATTATGGCTTTCCATACTCTTAGTTAGACTTTTTTCACGAATTATTGAATATACTAGATCATTGATAGAGCATGTTGTCACGCCTATCCATTTTGCCCTTCAGTTTGTGTTAGGTAAGTGGATAAAAATAGACACAAAACATGAATGTTAAGATGGTTATATGCTTGCAAGATCCCCATTTGCATCATATGATAGAATAACACTCATAGACAAACATGGATGCATCAAAAGCACCAGCTCTGATTATGCTCATCTTGAGCAAACAAAATAAATATAAGCGAGAAAACTAAGGCGGTAGCAACATACAATAGAACTCAATAGAACTCAATAGACAGGTGGCGTAGGCGTCAAAATATTGCAGTATCTCCAATGGATGATCTGCTGGATTTCCCTTATTAATAATACTGTACTTCTAAATGGATTTCCTTTATTACAGGGAAATCCAAATTAAAGAGGGCATGAGTCTTGAGAGTATAAATAGTGTACGGCAACGCCAGTATTGATCAAGCACATTTCGTTTACTAATCACGCATCAAGCAAATCATGCATGTAAGGTTGATCTCGCCAAAAAGTAATAATACTGCTAAATAGATCTCATTTATACTATAGGGAATTCCACAGTAAATAGGGCATGAATCCGGAGAATATAAATAGTACGGCAACGCCAGTGTTAGACAATACACACCGACAGAGAAGCACACTTTGAGATCGGCCTAATATCGGAGCAAATTAAGAAGACACACGGCAAGAGAAAGAAAGGAGATCATGACTCGTGCCACTGCACTAGTGGCCCTTGTTGTCCTAGGTTCGCTGGTCGCCTCGGCGAGTAAGTTTTACCGATTGCTTTTACCAAGGCTGCGTTGCATcacatgcccctgtttacgtaacgTAAACGAACTTTAATTCATGATGTGCTTGATCAATTTTGTTCCAGCGTCGTCGGAGGAACTGCATTGCTGCACGGACCACCACAGCTGGGGCAACGGGTTGAAGAACATCGGCTGCAAGCTGCCGGAGCAGAACGGCGAGTGCAACGCGTGGTGCCAGTCGGGCTGCCGCGGTGGCGAGTGCAAGATGCGTGACGGACTGCACTTCTGCCATTGTTACTGTTGACCAGGCACGGCGGTGTTCCGCTGTTCAAATTTGTATGCAACGAGTTGCAGTTAGATGATGCCCTGCATGTTGCTGCAAGAGTTGATTGCAATATAATTTAATTCGATTTGGTTGTATGAAATATGAATATTTAGATTGATAATATGAGAGTGGAGATTTATTAAAATAAATACGATTTATCGACGGTGAGTCACTCATCTTATGCTTTCATGAATGGGCCTTGCATGCATGGGACCCTTCTAGGTTTGACCCTCTTTGCTTCTTGCCCATGTGGTTGACTTTGTCTTTTTATGTCAT
It encodes:
- the LOC119344887 gene encoding putative defensin-like protein 27 — protein: MTRATALVALVVLGSLVASATSSEELHCCTDHHSWGNGLKNIGCKLPEQNGECNAWCQSGCRGGECKMRDGLHFCHCYC